The Gadus macrocephalus chromosome 13, ASM3116895v1 genome includes a window with the following:
- the smpd4 gene encoding sphingomyelin phosphodiesterase 4 isoform X1 — translation MAAPNLQQPSFLLANLKSDSTTKPLLQRCQDLVKVINDYPAKELHAVFPWLVESVFGSLDGILAGWNLRSIPSRGNGYNLVLDFLDPSGPMMKLVYKLQAEEYKYEVSVSHLPGPVKVSIQEGVLPDCPLFHNKLQFARSGLLPLNPFEYYMFNFAHSLLTVKCIPPGQQGSCTDSAYFMLVDTYLKYFLPTVGVVPPSPFSDSRGSVTTPSPRPQSVAFAGYGVHSPSLLKHHIFHQPSATADPAAQEIWRSETLLQMFVEVWLHQYSLEMYQKLQSPQVKLALLQYRLCMSSMPCQPPPPSGSGTLHTYQEPFSPTEEHVMVVRLLVKHLHAFSCSLRPGQLTAAPSAPSPPAHASPLEEFKRVVVQRFVQQKLYLFLQHCFGHWPLDASFRAVLETWLSYIQPWRYTGEKAPPQPDLSRTVPDRWGSFVEENLLMYTKLFQGFLNRAIRTDLVNAKNALMVFRVAKVFSQMNLPDMIQKGEQLFLEPEHVLHHRQPRGVTTPTQGGSFLSSRQRAVPDCVFRVKSHVYALEGQDCQYKQMFGPDLRGTVLRFIQMIAQARQTAKRISDHSQEAAANTSFLSWFGMGAADPNHTYGGSELDETGDNVKKTHEFLDRALENLCQIFKLNAGQLGQIISTLGLSQDSVGSNQLPDCVQGEGGLILTDLGRMQIINGLRRFEIQYQGDPELQPIRSYENAALVRLLYRASSLLNQRFGGHMAALCSRPGFLGRLGRHYLEGPASPRLAKSVVTRRTLERGRRPGLSLRPLASYRTLLLLMLLYLLGALVSLGPVCSTLLLLAGALLHGLLLTLLGDKLKSH, via the exons ATGGCTGCTCCCAACCTGCAGCAACCCAGCTTCCTACTG GCCAACCTGAAATCAGACTCCACCACCAAGCCCCTACTACAGCGATGCCAGGACTTGGTGAAAGTCATCAATGACTACCCCGCCAAG gagcTGCATGCTGTCTTCCCCTGGCTGGTGGAGAGTGTGTTTGGCAGCCTGGACGGGATCCTCGCCGGGTGGAACCTGCGTTCCATTCCCTCCCGGGGCAACGGATACAACCTAGTGCTGGACTTCCTGGACCCCAG TGGTCCGATGATGAAGCTTGTGTACAAACTTCAGGCGGAAGAGTACAAGTATGAAGTCTCTGTCAGTCATCTGCCT GGCCCGGTGAAGGTGTCCATCCAGGAAGGCGTCCTCCCAGACTGCCCTCTGTTCCATAACAAGCTGCAGTTTGCCAGGTCCGGTCTGCTTCCACTAA ATCCGTTTGAATACTACATGTTCAACTTCGCCCACAGTCTCCTCACAGTAAAG TGCATTCCTCCAGGCCAGCAGGGGAGCTGTACGGACTCTGCCTACTTCATGCTGGTGGACACCTACCTGAAGTACTTCCTGCCTACAGTGGGGGtagtcccgccctctcccttctccgaCTCCAGGGGATCTGTAACCACTCCGTCTCCAAG GCCCCAGAGCGTGGCGTTTGCGGGCTACGGCGTGCACAGCCCCAGCCTCCTGAAGCACCACATCTTCCACCAGCCCTCGGCCACGGCGGACCCGGCGGCCCAGGAGATCTGGAGATCAGAGACGCTGCTGCAG ATGTTTGTGGAGGTGTGGCTCCACCAATACTCTCTGGAGATGTACCAGAAGCTGCAGTCCCCCCAGGTGAAG CTGGCGCTGCTGCAGTATCGGCTCTGTATGTCCAGCATGCCGTGTCAACCTCCCCCCCCGTCAGGCTCTGGGACCCTGCACACCTACCAA GAGCCCTTCAGCCCCACGGAGGAGCACGTGATGGTGGTGCGGCTGCTGGTGAAGCACCTCCACGCCTTCTCCTGCAGCCTGCGGCCGGGGCAGCTGACGGCCGCCCCCTCGGCCCCCTCGCCGCCCGCCCACGCCAGCCCCCTGGAGGAGTTCAAGAG GGTGGTGGTGCAGCGCTTCGTCCAGCAGAAGCTCTACCTCTTCCTGCAGCACTGCTTCGGTCACTGGCCTCTGGACGCGTCCTTCAGAGCC GTGCTGGAGACCTGGCTGAGCTACATCCAGCCCTGGAGGTACACGGGAGAGAaggcccccccccagcccgacCTGAGCCGTACCGTACCCGACCGCTG GGGTTCCTTCGTGGAGGAGAACCTGCTCATGTACACCAAGCTGTTCCAGGGGTTCCTGAACCGGGCCATCCGTACCGACCTGGTCAACGCCAAGAACGCCCTCATGGTGTTCAGGGTGGCCAAGGTCTTCTCCCAGATGAACCTCCCTGACATGATCCAGAAGG GGGAGCAGCTGTTCCTGGAGCCGGAGCacgtcctccaccaccgccagccCCGCGGggtcaccacccccacccagggGGGCAGCTTCCTGTCGTCGCGGCAGCGGGCGGTGCCAGACTGCGTGTTCCGGGTGAAGAGCCACGTGTACGCGCTGGAGGGCCAGGACTGCCAGTACAAGCAGATGTTCGGCCCCGACCTGCGGGGCACG GTCCTCAGGTTCATCCAGATGATTGCCCAGGCCCGCCAGACGGCCAAGAGGATCTCGGACCACTCCCAGGAGGCGGCCGCCAACACCTCCTTCCTGTCGTGGTTCGGGATGGGCGCGGCCGACCCCAACCACACCTACGGCGGCTCGGAGCTGGACGAGACCGGGGACAACGTCAAGAAGACCCACGAGTTCCTGGACCGGGCGCTGGAGAACCTGTGCCAGATCTTCAAG cTGAATGCCGGGCAGCTGGGTCAGATCATCTCCACCCTGGGTCTGTCCCAGGACAGCGTCGGCTCCAACCAGCTGCCGGACTGCGTCCAGGGGGAGGGCGGGCTCATCCTCACCGACCTGGGGCGCATGCAG atcatCAACGGGCTGCGGCGCTTTGAGATCCAGTACCAGGGGGACCCCGAGCTGCAGCCCATCAGGAGCTACGAGAACGCGGCGCTGGTCCGCCTGCTCTACCGGGCGTCCTCGCTCCTCAACCAGAGG tTCGGCGGTCACATGGCGGCGCTGTGCTCCAGGCCGGGCTTCCTGGGCCGTCTGGGGCGCCACTACCTGGAGGGCCCGGCCTCCCCGCGGCTCGCCAAGAGCGTAGTGACGCGGCGGACGCTGGAGCGCGGCCGGCGCCCCGGCCTCAGCCTGCGGCCGCTGGCCAGCTACCGCACGCTGCTGCTCCTCATGCTGCTCTACCTGCTGGGGGCGCTGGTGTCCCTGGGGCCGGTCTGCAGCACGCTGCTGCTCCTGGCCGGGGCCCTTCTCCACGGCCTCCTCCTCACGCTGCTGGGGGACAAACTCAAGTCGCACTAG
- the smpd4 gene encoding sphingomyelin phosphodiesterase 4 isoform X3, producing the protein MAAPNLQQPSFLLANLKSDSTTKPLLQRCQDLVKVINDYPAKELHAVFPWLVESVFGSLDGILAGWNLRSIPSRGNGYNLVLDFLDPSGPMMKLVYKLQAEEYKYEVSVSHLPGPVKVSIQEGVLPDCPLFHNKLQFARSGLLPLNPFEYYMFNFAHSLLTVKCIPPGQQGSCTDSAYFMLVDTYLKYFLPTVGVVPPSPFSDSRGSVTTPSPRPQSVAFAGYGVHSPSLLKHHIFHQPSATADPAAQEIWRSETLLQMFVEVWLHQYSLEMYQKLQSPQVKEPFSPTEEHVMVVRLLVKHLHAFSCSLRPGQLTAAPSAPSPPAHASPLEEFKRVVVQRFVQQKLYLFLQHCFGHWPLDASFRAVLETWLSYIQPWRYTGEKAPPQPDLSRTVPDRWGSFVEENLLMYTKLFQGFLNRAIRTDLVNAKNALMVFRVAKVFSQMNLPDMIQKGEQLFLEPEHVLHHRQPRGVTTPTQGGSFLSSRQRAVPDCVFRVKSHVYALEGQDCQYKQMFGPDLRGTVLRFIQMIAQARQTAKRISDHSQEAAANTSFLSWFGMGAADPNHTYGGSELDETGDNVKKTHEFLDRALENLCQIFKLNAGQLGQIISTLGLSQDSVGSNQLPDCVQGEGGLILTDLGRMQIINGLRRFEIQYQGDPELQPIRSYENAALVRLLYRASSLLNQRFGGHMAALCSRPGFLGRLGRHYLEGPASPRLAKSVVTRRTLERGRRPGLSLRPLASYRTLLLLMLLYLLGALVSLGPVCSTLLLLAGALLHGLLLTLLGDKLKSH; encoded by the exons ATGGCTGCTCCCAACCTGCAGCAACCCAGCTTCCTACTG GCCAACCTGAAATCAGACTCCACCACCAAGCCCCTACTACAGCGATGCCAGGACTTGGTGAAAGTCATCAATGACTACCCCGCCAAG gagcTGCATGCTGTCTTCCCCTGGCTGGTGGAGAGTGTGTTTGGCAGCCTGGACGGGATCCTCGCCGGGTGGAACCTGCGTTCCATTCCCTCCCGGGGCAACGGATACAACCTAGTGCTGGACTTCCTGGACCCCAG TGGTCCGATGATGAAGCTTGTGTACAAACTTCAGGCGGAAGAGTACAAGTATGAAGTCTCTGTCAGTCATCTGCCT GGCCCGGTGAAGGTGTCCATCCAGGAAGGCGTCCTCCCAGACTGCCCTCTGTTCCATAACAAGCTGCAGTTTGCCAGGTCCGGTCTGCTTCCACTAA ATCCGTTTGAATACTACATGTTCAACTTCGCCCACAGTCTCCTCACAGTAAAG TGCATTCCTCCAGGCCAGCAGGGGAGCTGTACGGACTCTGCCTACTTCATGCTGGTGGACACCTACCTGAAGTACTTCCTGCCTACAGTGGGGGtagtcccgccctctcccttctccgaCTCCAGGGGATCTGTAACCACTCCGTCTCCAAG GCCCCAGAGCGTGGCGTTTGCGGGCTACGGCGTGCACAGCCCCAGCCTCCTGAAGCACCACATCTTCCACCAGCCCTCGGCCACGGCGGACCCGGCGGCCCAGGAGATCTGGAGATCAGAGACGCTGCTGCAG ATGTTTGTGGAGGTGTGGCTCCACCAATACTCTCTGGAGATGTACCAGAAGCTGCAGTCCCCCCAGGTGAAG GAGCCCTTCAGCCCCACGGAGGAGCACGTGATGGTGGTGCGGCTGCTGGTGAAGCACCTCCACGCCTTCTCCTGCAGCCTGCGGCCGGGGCAGCTGACGGCCGCCCCCTCGGCCCCCTCGCCGCCCGCCCACGCCAGCCCCCTGGAGGAGTTCAAGAG GGTGGTGGTGCAGCGCTTCGTCCAGCAGAAGCTCTACCTCTTCCTGCAGCACTGCTTCGGTCACTGGCCTCTGGACGCGTCCTTCAGAGCC GTGCTGGAGACCTGGCTGAGCTACATCCAGCCCTGGAGGTACACGGGAGAGAaggcccccccccagcccgacCTGAGCCGTACCGTACCCGACCGCTG GGGTTCCTTCGTGGAGGAGAACCTGCTCATGTACACCAAGCTGTTCCAGGGGTTCCTGAACCGGGCCATCCGTACCGACCTGGTCAACGCCAAGAACGCCCTCATGGTGTTCAGGGTGGCCAAGGTCTTCTCCCAGATGAACCTCCCTGACATGATCCAGAAGG GGGAGCAGCTGTTCCTGGAGCCGGAGCacgtcctccaccaccgccagccCCGCGGggtcaccacccccacccagggGGGCAGCTTCCTGTCGTCGCGGCAGCGGGCGGTGCCAGACTGCGTGTTCCGGGTGAAGAGCCACGTGTACGCGCTGGAGGGCCAGGACTGCCAGTACAAGCAGATGTTCGGCCCCGACCTGCGGGGCACG GTCCTCAGGTTCATCCAGATGATTGCCCAGGCCCGCCAGACGGCCAAGAGGATCTCGGACCACTCCCAGGAGGCGGCCGCCAACACCTCCTTCCTGTCGTGGTTCGGGATGGGCGCGGCCGACCCCAACCACACCTACGGCGGCTCGGAGCTGGACGAGACCGGGGACAACGTCAAGAAGACCCACGAGTTCCTGGACCGGGCGCTGGAGAACCTGTGCCAGATCTTCAAG cTGAATGCCGGGCAGCTGGGTCAGATCATCTCCACCCTGGGTCTGTCCCAGGACAGCGTCGGCTCCAACCAGCTGCCGGACTGCGTCCAGGGGGAGGGCGGGCTCATCCTCACCGACCTGGGGCGCATGCAG atcatCAACGGGCTGCGGCGCTTTGAGATCCAGTACCAGGGGGACCCCGAGCTGCAGCCCATCAGGAGCTACGAGAACGCGGCGCTGGTCCGCCTGCTCTACCGGGCGTCCTCGCTCCTCAACCAGAGG tTCGGCGGTCACATGGCGGCGCTGTGCTCCAGGCCGGGCTTCCTGGGCCGTCTGGGGCGCCACTACCTGGAGGGCCCGGCCTCCCCGCGGCTCGCCAAGAGCGTAGTGACGCGGCGGACGCTGGAGCGCGGCCGGCGCCCCGGCCTCAGCCTGCGGCCGCTGGCCAGCTACCGCACGCTGCTGCTCCTCATGCTGCTCTACCTGCTGGGGGCGCTGGTGTCCCTGGGGCCGGTCTGCAGCACGCTGCTGCTCCTGGCCGGGGCCCTTCTCCACGGCCTCCTCCTCACGCTGCTGGGGGACAAACTCAAGTCGCACTAG
- the smpd4 gene encoding sphingomyelin phosphodiesterase 4 isoform X2, with amino-acid sequence MAAPNLQQPSFLLANLKSDSTTKPLLQRCQDLVKVINDYPAKELHAVFPWLVESVFGSLDGILAGWNLRSIPSRGNGYNLVLDFLDPSGPMMKLVYKLQAEEYKYEVSVSHLPGPVKVSIQEGVLPDCPLFHNKLQFARSGLLPLNPFEYYMFNFAHSLLTVKCIPPGQQGSCTDSAYFMLVDTYLKYFLPTVGVVPPSPFSDSRGSVTTPSPRPQSVAFAGYGVHSPSLLKHHIFHQPSATADPAAQEIWRSETLLQMFVEVWLHQYSLEMYQKLQSPQLALLQYRLCMSSMPCQPPPPSGSGTLHTYQEPFSPTEEHVMVVRLLVKHLHAFSCSLRPGQLTAAPSAPSPPAHASPLEEFKRVVVQRFVQQKLYLFLQHCFGHWPLDASFRAVLETWLSYIQPWRYTGEKAPPQPDLSRTVPDRWGSFVEENLLMYTKLFQGFLNRAIRTDLVNAKNALMVFRVAKVFSQMNLPDMIQKGEQLFLEPEHVLHHRQPRGVTTPTQGGSFLSSRQRAVPDCVFRVKSHVYALEGQDCQYKQMFGPDLRGTVLRFIQMIAQARQTAKRISDHSQEAAANTSFLSWFGMGAADPNHTYGGSELDETGDNVKKTHEFLDRALENLCQIFKLNAGQLGQIISTLGLSQDSVGSNQLPDCVQGEGGLILTDLGRMQIINGLRRFEIQYQGDPELQPIRSYENAALVRLLYRASSLLNQRFGGHMAALCSRPGFLGRLGRHYLEGPASPRLAKSVVTRRTLERGRRPGLSLRPLASYRTLLLLMLLYLLGALVSLGPVCSTLLLLAGALLHGLLLTLLGDKLKSH; translated from the exons ATGGCTGCTCCCAACCTGCAGCAACCCAGCTTCCTACTG GCCAACCTGAAATCAGACTCCACCACCAAGCCCCTACTACAGCGATGCCAGGACTTGGTGAAAGTCATCAATGACTACCCCGCCAAG gagcTGCATGCTGTCTTCCCCTGGCTGGTGGAGAGTGTGTTTGGCAGCCTGGACGGGATCCTCGCCGGGTGGAACCTGCGTTCCATTCCCTCCCGGGGCAACGGATACAACCTAGTGCTGGACTTCCTGGACCCCAG TGGTCCGATGATGAAGCTTGTGTACAAACTTCAGGCGGAAGAGTACAAGTATGAAGTCTCTGTCAGTCATCTGCCT GGCCCGGTGAAGGTGTCCATCCAGGAAGGCGTCCTCCCAGACTGCCCTCTGTTCCATAACAAGCTGCAGTTTGCCAGGTCCGGTCTGCTTCCACTAA ATCCGTTTGAATACTACATGTTCAACTTCGCCCACAGTCTCCTCACAGTAAAG TGCATTCCTCCAGGCCAGCAGGGGAGCTGTACGGACTCTGCCTACTTCATGCTGGTGGACACCTACCTGAAGTACTTCCTGCCTACAGTGGGGGtagtcccgccctctcccttctccgaCTCCAGGGGATCTGTAACCACTCCGTCTCCAAG GCCCCAGAGCGTGGCGTTTGCGGGCTACGGCGTGCACAGCCCCAGCCTCCTGAAGCACCACATCTTCCACCAGCCCTCGGCCACGGCGGACCCGGCGGCCCAGGAGATCTGGAGATCAGAGACGCTGCTGCAG ATGTTTGTGGAGGTGTGGCTCCACCAATACTCTCTGGAGATGTACCAGAAGCTGCAGTCCCCCCAG CTGGCGCTGCTGCAGTATCGGCTCTGTATGTCCAGCATGCCGTGTCAACCTCCCCCCCCGTCAGGCTCTGGGACCCTGCACACCTACCAA GAGCCCTTCAGCCCCACGGAGGAGCACGTGATGGTGGTGCGGCTGCTGGTGAAGCACCTCCACGCCTTCTCCTGCAGCCTGCGGCCGGGGCAGCTGACGGCCGCCCCCTCGGCCCCCTCGCCGCCCGCCCACGCCAGCCCCCTGGAGGAGTTCAAGAG GGTGGTGGTGCAGCGCTTCGTCCAGCAGAAGCTCTACCTCTTCCTGCAGCACTGCTTCGGTCACTGGCCTCTGGACGCGTCCTTCAGAGCC GTGCTGGAGACCTGGCTGAGCTACATCCAGCCCTGGAGGTACACGGGAGAGAaggcccccccccagcccgacCTGAGCCGTACCGTACCCGACCGCTG GGGTTCCTTCGTGGAGGAGAACCTGCTCATGTACACCAAGCTGTTCCAGGGGTTCCTGAACCGGGCCATCCGTACCGACCTGGTCAACGCCAAGAACGCCCTCATGGTGTTCAGGGTGGCCAAGGTCTTCTCCCAGATGAACCTCCCTGACATGATCCAGAAGG GGGAGCAGCTGTTCCTGGAGCCGGAGCacgtcctccaccaccgccagccCCGCGGggtcaccacccccacccagggGGGCAGCTTCCTGTCGTCGCGGCAGCGGGCGGTGCCAGACTGCGTGTTCCGGGTGAAGAGCCACGTGTACGCGCTGGAGGGCCAGGACTGCCAGTACAAGCAGATGTTCGGCCCCGACCTGCGGGGCACG GTCCTCAGGTTCATCCAGATGATTGCCCAGGCCCGCCAGACGGCCAAGAGGATCTCGGACCACTCCCAGGAGGCGGCCGCCAACACCTCCTTCCTGTCGTGGTTCGGGATGGGCGCGGCCGACCCCAACCACACCTACGGCGGCTCGGAGCTGGACGAGACCGGGGACAACGTCAAGAAGACCCACGAGTTCCTGGACCGGGCGCTGGAGAACCTGTGCCAGATCTTCAAG cTGAATGCCGGGCAGCTGGGTCAGATCATCTCCACCCTGGGTCTGTCCCAGGACAGCGTCGGCTCCAACCAGCTGCCGGACTGCGTCCAGGGGGAGGGCGGGCTCATCCTCACCGACCTGGGGCGCATGCAG atcatCAACGGGCTGCGGCGCTTTGAGATCCAGTACCAGGGGGACCCCGAGCTGCAGCCCATCAGGAGCTACGAGAACGCGGCGCTGGTCCGCCTGCTCTACCGGGCGTCCTCGCTCCTCAACCAGAGG tTCGGCGGTCACATGGCGGCGCTGTGCTCCAGGCCGGGCTTCCTGGGCCGTCTGGGGCGCCACTACCTGGAGGGCCCGGCCTCCCCGCGGCTCGCCAAGAGCGTAGTGACGCGGCGGACGCTGGAGCGCGGCCGGCGCCCCGGCCTCAGCCTGCGGCCGCTGGCCAGCTACCGCACGCTGCTGCTCCTCATGCTGCTCTACCTGCTGGGGGCGCTGGTGTCCCTGGGGCCGGTCTGCAGCACGCTGCTGCTCCTGGCCGGGGCCCTTCTCCACGGCCTCCTCCTCACGCTGCTGGGGGACAAACTCAAGTCGCACTAG
- the smpd4 gene encoding sphingomyelin phosphodiesterase 4 isoform X4, whose protein sequence is MAAPNLQQPSFLLANLKSDSTTKPLLQRCQDLVKVINDYPAKELHAVFPWLVESVFGSLDGILAGWNLRSIPSRGNGYNLVLDFLDPSGPMMKLVYKLQAEEYKYEVSVSHLPGPVKVSIQEGVLPDCPLFHNKLQFARSGLLPLNPFEYYMFNFAHSLLTVKCIPPGQQGSCTDSAYFMLVDTYLKYFLPTVGVVPPSPFSDSRGSVTTPSPRPQSVAFAGYGVHSPSLLKHHIFHQPSATADPAAQEIWRSETLLQMFVEVWLHQYSLEMYQKLQSPQEPFSPTEEHVMVVRLLVKHLHAFSCSLRPGQLTAAPSAPSPPAHASPLEEFKRVVVQRFVQQKLYLFLQHCFGHWPLDASFRAVLETWLSYIQPWRYTGEKAPPQPDLSRTVPDRWGSFVEENLLMYTKLFQGFLNRAIRTDLVNAKNALMVFRVAKVFSQMNLPDMIQKGEQLFLEPEHVLHHRQPRGVTTPTQGGSFLSSRQRAVPDCVFRVKSHVYALEGQDCQYKQMFGPDLRGTVLRFIQMIAQARQTAKRISDHSQEAAANTSFLSWFGMGAADPNHTYGGSELDETGDNVKKTHEFLDRALENLCQIFKLNAGQLGQIISTLGLSQDSVGSNQLPDCVQGEGGLILTDLGRMQIINGLRRFEIQYQGDPELQPIRSYENAALVRLLYRASSLLNQRFGGHMAALCSRPGFLGRLGRHYLEGPASPRLAKSVVTRRTLERGRRPGLSLRPLASYRTLLLLMLLYLLGALVSLGPVCSTLLLLAGALLHGLLLTLLGDKLKSH, encoded by the exons ATGGCTGCTCCCAACCTGCAGCAACCCAGCTTCCTACTG GCCAACCTGAAATCAGACTCCACCACCAAGCCCCTACTACAGCGATGCCAGGACTTGGTGAAAGTCATCAATGACTACCCCGCCAAG gagcTGCATGCTGTCTTCCCCTGGCTGGTGGAGAGTGTGTTTGGCAGCCTGGACGGGATCCTCGCCGGGTGGAACCTGCGTTCCATTCCCTCCCGGGGCAACGGATACAACCTAGTGCTGGACTTCCTGGACCCCAG TGGTCCGATGATGAAGCTTGTGTACAAACTTCAGGCGGAAGAGTACAAGTATGAAGTCTCTGTCAGTCATCTGCCT GGCCCGGTGAAGGTGTCCATCCAGGAAGGCGTCCTCCCAGACTGCCCTCTGTTCCATAACAAGCTGCAGTTTGCCAGGTCCGGTCTGCTTCCACTAA ATCCGTTTGAATACTACATGTTCAACTTCGCCCACAGTCTCCTCACAGTAAAG TGCATTCCTCCAGGCCAGCAGGGGAGCTGTACGGACTCTGCCTACTTCATGCTGGTGGACACCTACCTGAAGTACTTCCTGCCTACAGTGGGGGtagtcccgccctctcccttctccgaCTCCAGGGGATCTGTAACCACTCCGTCTCCAAG GCCCCAGAGCGTGGCGTTTGCGGGCTACGGCGTGCACAGCCCCAGCCTCCTGAAGCACCACATCTTCCACCAGCCCTCGGCCACGGCGGACCCGGCGGCCCAGGAGATCTGGAGATCAGAGACGCTGCTGCAG ATGTTTGTGGAGGTGTGGCTCCACCAATACTCTCTGGAGATGTACCAGAAGCTGCAGTCCCCCCAG GAGCCCTTCAGCCCCACGGAGGAGCACGTGATGGTGGTGCGGCTGCTGGTGAAGCACCTCCACGCCTTCTCCTGCAGCCTGCGGCCGGGGCAGCTGACGGCCGCCCCCTCGGCCCCCTCGCCGCCCGCCCACGCCAGCCCCCTGGAGGAGTTCAAGAG GGTGGTGGTGCAGCGCTTCGTCCAGCAGAAGCTCTACCTCTTCCTGCAGCACTGCTTCGGTCACTGGCCTCTGGACGCGTCCTTCAGAGCC GTGCTGGAGACCTGGCTGAGCTACATCCAGCCCTGGAGGTACACGGGAGAGAaggcccccccccagcccgacCTGAGCCGTACCGTACCCGACCGCTG GGGTTCCTTCGTGGAGGAGAACCTGCTCATGTACACCAAGCTGTTCCAGGGGTTCCTGAACCGGGCCATCCGTACCGACCTGGTCAACGCCAAGAACGCCCTCATGGTGTTCAGGGTGGCCAAGGTCTTCTCCCAGATGAACCTCCCTGACATGATCCAGAAGG GGGAGCAGCTGTTCCTGGAGCCGGAGCacgtcctccaccaccgccagccCCGCGGggtcaccacccccacccagggGGGCAGCTTCCTGTCGTCGCGGCAGCGGGCGGTGCCAGACTGCGTGTTCCGGGTGAAGAGCCACGTGTACGCGCTGGAGGGCCAGGACTGCCAGTACAAGCAGATGTTCGGCCCCGACCTGCGGGGCACG GTCCTCAGGTTCATCCAGATGATTGCCCAGGCCCGCCAGACGGCCAAGAGGATCTCGGACCACTCCCAGGAGGCGGCCGCCAACACCTCCTTCCTGTCGTGGTTCGGGATGGGCGCGGCCGACCCCAACCACACCTACGGCGGCTCGGAGCTGGACGAGACCGGGGACAACGTCAAGAAGACCCACGAGTTCCTGGACCGGGCGCTGGAGAACCTGTGCCAGATCTTCAAG cTGAATGCCGGGCAGCTGGGTCAGATCATCTCCACCCTGGGTCTGTCCCAGGACAGCGTCGGCTCCAACCAGCTGCCGGACTGCGTCCAGGGGGAGGGCGGGCTCATCCTCACCGACCTGGGGCGCATGCAG atcatCAACGGGCTGCGGCGCTTTGAGATCCAGTACCAGGGGGACCCCGAGCTGCAGCCCATCAGGAGCTACGAGAACGCGGCGCTGGTCCGCCTGCTCTACCGGGCGTCCTCGCTCCTCAACCAGAGG tTCGGCGGTCACATGGCGGCGCTGTGCTCCAGGCCGGGCTTCCTGGGCCGTCTGGGGCGCCACTACCTGGAGGGCCCGGCCTCCCCGCGGCTCGCCAAGAGCGTAGTGACGCGGCGGACGCTGGAGCGCGGCCGGCGCCCCGGCCTCAGCCTGCGGCCGCTGGCCAGCTACCGCACGCTGCTGCTCCTCATGCTGCTCTACCTGCTGGGGGCGCTGGTGTCCCTGGGGCCGGTCTGCAGCACGCTGCTGCTCCTGGCCGGGGCCCTTCTCCACGGCCTCCTCCTCACGCTGCTGGGGGACAAACTCAAGTCGCACTAG